The following are encoded in a window of Manihot esculenta cultivar AM560-2 chromosome 8, M.esculenta_v8, whole genome shotgun sequence genomic DNA:
- the LOC110619925 gene encoding dormancy-associated protein homolog 3 isoform X2: MGLLDQLWDDTVAGPRPENGLGKLRKHPTFNFRSNSGKESDGRTTRSSADEASEEVMRVTRSIMIVKPPGYQNSPPVSPAGSTPPEAESHFGFEEDRHRMRTRRQARLDPGVLLLLTTCEI; encoded by the exons ATGGGCCTTCTCGACCAGCTGTGGGACGACACCGTGGCGGGGCCTCGACCAGAGAACGGCCTCGGCAAGCTGCGGAAGCATCCCACCTTCAATTTCCGGTCAAACTCCGGCAAGG AATCCGATGGTCGAACCACGAGATCGAGCGCTGACGAAGCATCCGAGGAGGTGATGAGAGTTACGCGCAGTATCATGATAGTAAAACCGCCTGGATACCAGAATTCTCCACCGGTTTCACCCGCTGGCTCTACTCCTCCG gaggcaGAGAGTCATTTCGGTTTCGAAGAAGATCGACATCGGATGCGTACGAGAAGGCAAGCGAGGTTGGACCCAGGAGTCCTCCTCCTCCTTACAACGTGTGAAATATGA
- the LOC110619925 gene encoding dormancy-associated protein homolog 3 isoform X1, with protein MGLLDQLWDDTVAGPRPENGLGKLRKHPTFNFRSNSGKESDGRTTRSSADEASEEVMRVTRSIMIVKPPGYQNSPPVSPAGSTPPVSPFSGGRESFRFRRRSTSDAYEKASEVGPRSPPPPYNV; from the exons ATGGGCCTTCTCGACCAGCTGTGGGACGACACCGTGGCGGGGCCTCGACCAGAGAACGGCCTCGGCAAGCTGCGGAAGCATCCCACCTTCAATTTCCGGTCAAACTCCGGCAAGG AATCCGATGGTCGAACCACGAGATCGAGCGCTGACGAAGCATCCGAGGAGGTGATGAGAGTTACGCGCAGTATCATGATAGTAAAACCGCCTGGATACCAGAATTCTCCACCGGTTTCACCCGCTGGCTCTACTCCTCCGGTATCCCCTTTCTCTG gaggcaGAGAGTCATTTCGGTTTCGAAGAAGATCGACATCGGATGCGTACGAGAAGGCAAGCGAGGTTGGACCCAGGAGTCCTCCTCCTCCTTACAACGTGTGA